A portion of the Thermosediminibacter oceani DSM 16646 genome contains these proteins:
- a CDS encoding nucleotidyltransferase yields MKIVGVIAEYNPFHSGHMYHLSKIRSEFNPDAIVCAMSGNFVQRGEPAVFDKWARAEMALGGGADLVVEIPTCFATSTAEIFAEASVKLLSSTGLVNYLSFGIEEYRIEELNLIGKFFAEESPLFKALIKKYLKEGFSFPAAREKAALDLLSSQIPYDKLKLLSGLLKKPNFILGVEYVKAINKLGIDMEILPVLRKGAGYHEKSLQGKFSSASSIRHFLRENRHKEALNQLVFALPSHCIEIIEREISSGNGPVFYEDFELLILGILRRSFKEDISLIFDIKEGLENRIKRAAKKASSLAELVNEIKAKRYPETRIQRILTHILLNIEGELVSSRTPLYIRVLGFSQKGAEILRKIKEKSRLPVITRTAEYKNLENPARRMFEIDLLASDIYSLAKPSKSNRRGGTDFYKKIIHYNFSR; encoded by the coding sequence ATGAAAATAGTAGGTGTTATTGCCGAATACAATCCTTTCCACAGCGGTCACATGTACCATCTTAGCAAAATTAGGTCCGAATTCAATCCGGACGCGATTGTATGCGCTATGAGCGGGAATTTTGTCCAGCGAGGGGAGCCCGCCGTTTTCGATAAATGGGCTAGGGCCGAAATGGCTCTCGGCGGTGGCGCCGATCTGGTGGTGGAAATTCCTACCTGTTTTGCAACATCAACAGCTGAAATATTTGCCGAAGCTTCCGTAAAGCTTTTGAGCTCAACGGGGCTGGTAAATTACCTGAGCTTCGGCATAGAAGAATATAGGATTGAAGAGTTGAATCTCATTGGAAAGTTTTTCGCTGAGGAATCTCCGCTCTTTAAAGCTTTGATAAAAAAATATTTAAAGGAAGGATTTTCTTTTCCGGCAGCAAGGGAAAAAGCCGCGCTCGACCTCTTATCTTCCCAGATCCCCTATGACAAACTTAAGCTACTATCTGGTCTTTTAAAAAAGCCCAATTTCATCCTCGGAGTTGAATATGTCAAAGCAATAAATAAATTGGGAATCGACATGGAAATCCTTCCGGTGCTGAGGAAAGGTGCCGGCTATCACGAAAAAAGCCTGCAAGGGAAATTTTCAAGCGCTTCGAGCATCAGGCATTTTCTCAGGGAAAATCGGCACAAAGAAGCTTTAAACCAACTGGTTTTCGCCTTACCTTCCCATTGCATCGAAATCATAGAAAGAGAAATTTCATCGGGTAACGGCCCTGTATTCTATGAGGATTTTGAGCTTTTGATACTGGGCATCCTGCGGCGAAGTTTTAAAGAAGATATTTCTTTAATTTTTGACATTAAAGAAGGGTTGGAGAACCGCATAAAACGTGCCGCTAAAAAAGCTTCAAGTTTAGCCGAATTAGTCAACGAAATAAAGGCCAAAAGATACCCCGAGACCAGAATCCAGCGAATTTTGACCCACATCCTGCTCAATATAGAAGGGGAACTGGTCTCCAGCAGAACCCCGCTGTACATAAGGGTGCTGGGTTTTTCTCAAAAGGGGGCCGAAATTCTAAGAAAGATTAAAGAAAAAAGCAGGCTGCCTGTCATTACCAGAACCGCCGAATACAAAAATTTAGAAAATCCCGCCCGGCGGATGTTTGAAATCGACCTATTGGCCTCCGATATATACTCTCTTGCAAAACCTTCTAAATCTAATCGACGGGGCGGTACGGATTTTTACAAAAAAATAATACATTATAATTTTTCAAGGTAG
- the pta gene encoding phosphate acetyltransferase, with protein MDLIRKIRERAKSTNKTIVLAEGVDERVVRAAAIIREEKLVNVVLLGNENKIKEVAADVDLSGVEIIDPVASPKAEEYAALLYNLRKEKGMTEEKARELVKDPIWYGTLMVKAGDADGMVAGAITATADVFRPAFQIVKTAPGVSVVSSAFMMVVPNCEYGANGVILFADCAINPNPNAQQLAEIAIASSRTWKALMDEEPYIAMLSFSTRGSAQHELVEKVTEATRIVREKAPELKVDGEIQADAALVPKVAKTKARDSQVAGRANILIFPDLNAGNIGYKLVQRLAKAEAVGPISQGLAMPINDLSRGCSTEDIVNVAAITALQASSMNL; from the coding sequence ATGGATTTGATCCGAAAAATAAGGGAACGGGCCAAATCTACCAATAAAACTATTGTTCTCGCTGAAGGCGTTGATGAGAGAGTAGTTCGGGCGGCAGCTATAATCCGGGAGGAAAAGCTGGTGAATGTGGTGCTGCTGGGGAATGAGAATAAGATAAAGGAAGTAGCCGCAGATGTAGACCTTTCCGGTGTCGAAATTATAGACCCGGTGGCTTCACCCAAAGCCGAAGAGTATGCGGCACTTTTGTACAATCTCCGCAAGGAAAAGGGGATGACCGAAGAAAAGGCACGGGAGCTGGTTAAAGATCCAATCTGGTATGGCACGCTGATGGTTAAAGCCGGGGATGCGGACGGTATGGTAGCGGGAGCCATTACCGCCACAGCTGATGTGTTCAGGCCGGCTTTTCAGATCGTAAAGACCGCGCCGGGAGTCAGCGTCGTATCCAGCGCATTCATGATGGTGGTGCCTAACTGCGAGTACGGCGCGAACGGCGTAATTCTCTTTGCCGATTGTGCCATCAATCCGAACCCCAATGCCCAGCAGCTGGCTGAAATAGCCATCGCATCTTCAAGAACATGGAAAGCTCTTATGGACGAGGAACCATACATAGCTATGCTGTCGTTTTCCACTCGTGGAAGCGCCCAGCACGAACTGGTAGAAAAAGTAACGGAAGCCACCAGGATTGTTAGGGAAAAAGCTCCTGAATTAAAGGTTGACGGCGAAATACAGGCTGACGCGGCCTTGGTTCCGAAGGTAGCTAAAACAAAAGCCCGGGACAGCCAGGTGGCTGGTCGTGCCAATATACTGATTTTCCCGGACCTCAATGCCGGCAACATAGGATATAAACTGGTGCAGCGCCTTGCAAAGGCTGAAGCCGTAGGACCCATCAGCCAGGGCCTTGCTATGCCGATAAACGACCTGTCGCGGGGATGCAGCACCGAAGATATCGTAAATGTGGCAGCCATAACAGCTCTCCAGGCTTCGAGCATGAATCTATAA